From the genome of Actinomycetota bacterium, one region includes:
- a CDS encoding GNAT family N-acetyltransferase, with protein MDESLNCEELAPGDEEELLTFLERDAVKNLRMVWSVRRWGLLNLGLAEQGSFLAARSGSEIRGVLLRENQGIWRVAGEGEAAVVLARAALEEWGMPEAVAGRREEVVFLLERFPELGGAQVRREEEVALILEAGGFIPRDPERAEHARLEDIEALVGLERALQWDLLGSVSREWAIRLQMLRVVEGGACAVVRDGGRVVAKAEMEAVTPRADELGGVYTVPDHRRRGCAAAACSLICSHSLSRGKVVRLETQKDNHAAIALYRGLGFRELWPHLVVSFRA; from the coding sequence ATGGACGAGAGTCTGAACTGCGAGGAGCTCGCGCCGGGAGACGAGGAGGAACTCCTCACTTTCCTGGAACGGGACGCGGTGAAGAACCTGCGCATGGTGTGGTCCGTCAGGCGCTGGGGACTCCTCAACCTGGGGCTGGCGGAGCAGGGCTCCTTTCTGGCCGCCCGTTCCGGGAGCGAGATACGCGGGGTGCTCCTCCGCGAAAACCAGGGCATCTGGAGGGTGGCGGGGGAGGGCGAGGCGGCGGTGGTGCTGGCGCGGGCGGCGCTCGAGGAGTGGGGTATGCCGGAAGCCGTGGCGGGCCGCCGCGAGGAGGTCGTTTTCCTGCTCGAGCGGTTCCCGGAGCTGGGCGGGGCGCAGGTGAGAAGGGAGGAGGAGGTGGCCCTCATCCTCGAGGCGGGGGGCTTCATCCCGCGGGACCCCGAAAGGGCGGAGCATGCGCGGTTGGAGGACATCGAGGCGCTGGTGGGCCTGGAGCGCGCCCTGCAGTGGGACCTCCTGGGAAGCGTTTCCAGGGAATGGGCTATACGCCTGCAGATGCTGCGCGTGGTGGAGGGCGGTGCTTGTGCCGTGGTGAGGGACGGCGGGCGGGTGGTGGCCAAGGCCGAGATGGAGGCCGTGACGCCGAGGGCGGACGAGCTGGGCGGGGTCTATACCGTGCCGGATCACCGCCGCCGGGGTTGCGCGGCCGCCGCGTGTAGCCTGATTTGCTCGCATTCCTTGTCCCGCGGCAAGGTGGTGCGCCTGGAGACGCAGAAGGACAACCACGCCGCCATCGCCCTTTACCGCGGCCTCGGTTTCCGGGAGCTCTGGCCCCACCTGGTGGTGTCCTTCCGGGCCTGA
- a CDS encoding S8 family serine peptidase produces MRTTKTIIALGAILFIASLSHACEVPRAREEPYPHGLSLSMPPYVPGELLVKFRAGTPEERRSYLLELCGAGRVLKEMGPPQGRVLLVGLNPGVTVESAAGDLVSFPEVEYAEPNYTNYFSPAADHVPGEGLEKLVGIPSLLPLVPNDSYFNLQWGLHNTGQTIGGVAGVPGADIGAAAAWEIERGYSHPVTVAVLDSGIKFDHPDLDGKIWTNEDEIPDNGVDDDANGYVDDVHGYNFAGISQTLFFSKSGGSYIPQYRQFGTGTGTQMYAQSIKGTGYDITHVGILLLKVGNPTGEITVSVRSDLNGPDLGTFTICPDDEPERRLVDTLNLHYRELSSPYHLAAGATCYLVFRTTNLSSSDFYYIFQGRNPYPEGQQWLWNGSAWSGSSTYDFYFKTNPNPHPRDDFGHGTSVSGVVAAESDNARGISGVSHGAMIMPLKVLSAAGYDAGAFDIAELVEGIYYAADNGAKVASMSLGSPFYSQAVQDAVDYAHAKGMVLCAAVGNDGADYVIYPACLDNVIGCAATTNQDQWASFSNHHARVDASAPGRDIYVTKYEGSGGYAFGSGTSYATPHVAGLAALVFSLRPGYTPEQVELAIFENAKDLGEPGRDDYFGHGRIDAYATLLSVSHDGTIFTVSASAGPGGSIDPEGMLEAVAASDLSLTITPAPGHRIAGITDNGVAQPVTDAGGMVYTLTGVQKDHDIRVTFELTEYDISCDVEPAGSGGVWGTGTYKHGSRVTLTALPAAGFRFVRWKEEGREVSTANPYVFDAERDRTLSAEFSEAARTWYLAEGCTAGGFETWVVVQNPGEEAVTVDLVLQTAEGERRPAGLQGQVIPAASRRSFRLNDHLVAWEVSTRVEASGPVVCERAVYGAGRTWAHDSLGASEASRTWYLAEGCTAGGFETWVVVQNPGEEAVTVDLVLQTAEGERRPAGLQGQVIPAASRRSFRLNDHLVAWEVSTRVEASGPVVCERAVYGAGRTWAHDSLGSSIIP; encoded by the coding sequence ATGAGGACGACCAAGACCATCATCGCCCTGGGAGCGATTCTTTTTATCGCCTCCCTTTCCCATGCCTGCGAGGTACCCCGAGCCCGCGAAGAACCGTACCCACATGGCTTGAGCTTGTCCATGCCGCCTTATGTCCCGGGGGAGCTCCTGGTCAAGTTCCGCGCCGGCACGCCCGAGGAACGCCGGTCCTACCTCCTGGAGCTCTGCGGAGCCGGCCGCGTACTCAAGGAAATGGGGCCGCCGCAAGGCCGGGTGCTCCTGGTGGGGTTAAACCCCGGGGTCACCGTGGAGAGCGCAGCGGGCGACCTCGTCTCGTTTCCCGAGGTGGAGTACGCAGAACCCAATTACACGAACTACTTCTCGCCGGCTGCAGACCATGTCCCCGGCGAAGGCCTCGAGAAACTCGTCGGTATTCCCTCCCTCCTACCGCTCGTGCCCAACGATTCCTATTTCAACCTGCAGTGGGGCCTGCACAACACCGGGCAGACCATCGGGGGCGTGGCCGGCGTGCCCGGGGCGGACATCGGCGCGGCAGCGGCCTGGGAGATCGAGCGGGGATACTCCCACCCGGTGACGGTGGCGGTCCTGGACTCAGGAATAAAATTTGACCATCCCGACCTGGACGGGAAGATATGGACCAACGAGGACGAGATTCCCGACAACGGCGTAGACGATGACGCAAACGGGTACGTCGACGACGTACACGGGTACAACTTCGCGGGCATCTCTCAGACCCTCTTCTTCTCAAAGTCGGGCGGCAGTTATATACCCCAGTACCGCCAGTTCGGCACCGGGACAGGCACACAGATGTATGCCCAGTCCATCAAGGGCACCGGTTACGACATCACGCACGTGGGCATCCTGCTCCTCAAGGTGGGCAACCCCACGGGGGAAATAACCGTTTCCGTGCGCAGCGACCTCAACGGACCGGACCTGGGAACATTTACCATATGCCCGGACGACGAGCCGGAGCGCAGGCTGGTGGATACCCTCAACCTCCACTACCGGGAGCTCTCCTCCCCCTATCACCTGGCTGCCGGCGCCACCTGCTACCTGGTCTTCAGGACCACCAACCTGAGCTCCAGCGATTTTTACTATATTTTCCAGGGAAGGAACCCGTATCCCGAAGGTCAGCAATGGCTCTGGAACGGTTCCGCGTGGTCGGGAAGCTCCACCTACGATTTCTATTTCAAGACCAACCCCAATCCACACCCGCGCGACGATTTCGGCCACGGCACCTCGGTGAGCGGGGTGGTGGCCGCGGAGAGCGACAACGCGCGGGGCATCTCCGGGGTCTCGCACGGCGCCATGATCATGCCCCTGAAGGTACTGAGCGCGGCAGGCTACGATGCGGGGGCCTTCGATATCGCCGAGCTGGTGGAGGGCATCTATTACGCGGCGGACAACGGGGCCAAGGTCGCCAGCATGAGCCTGGGAAGCCCGTTCTACTCCCAGGCCGTGCAGGACGCGGTCGACTATGCTCATGCCAAGGGCATGGTGCTGTGCGCGGCGGTGGGAAACGACGGCGCCGATTACGTAATATACCCGGCCTGCCTGGACAACGTCATCGGCTGCGCGGCCACCACCAACCAGGACCAGTGGGCCTCTTTCTCCAACCACCACGCCCGGGTCGACGCCAGCGCGCCCGGCCGCGACATCTACGTGACCAAGTACGAGGGATCCGGCGGTTACGCCTTCGGCTCGGGGACCTCGTACGCCACGCCCCACGTGGCGGGACTGGCCGCCCTGGTGTTCTCATTGCGTCCGGGCTATACCCCGGAGCAAGTGGAGCTAGCTATCTTCGAAAACGCCAAGGATCTCGGTGAACCGGGCAGGGACGATTACTTCGGTCACGGTCGCATCGACGCCTACGCCACCCTGCTCAGCGTGAGCCACGACGGGACGATCTTCACCGTTTCGGCCTCCGCGGGGCCGGGAGGCTCCATCGACCCCGAAGGCATGCTGGAGGCCGTGGCCGCCTCCGACCTCAGTCTCACCATCACCCCAGCCCCCGGCCACCGCATCGCGGGCATCACCGACAACGGCGTGGCGCAACCCGTCACCGATGCGGGCGGGATGGTCTATACCCTCACCGGCGTCCAGAAGGATCACGACATCCGGGTGACCTTCGAGCTCACCGAATACGACATCTCCTGCGACGTGGAGCCGGCGGGATCCGGCGGGGTTTGGGGGACCGGGACTTACAAACACGGATCACGTGTTACCCTCACCGCCTTGCCCGCCGCCGGCTTCCGCTTTGTCCGTTGGAAGGAGGAAGGGAGAGAGGTTTCCACTGCCAACCCTTACGTGTTCGACGCCGAAAGGGATCGCACGCTGTCGGCGGAGTTCAGCGAGGCCGCCCGCACCTGGTACCTGGCGGAAGGGTGCACCGCGGGCGGCTTCGAGACCTGGGTGGTGGTGCAGAACCCGGGCGAGGAGGCGGTCACCGTGGACCTCGTCCTGCAGACCGCGGAGGGGGAGAGGAGGCCCGCGGGCCTGCAGGGCCAGGTGATCCCGGCCGCCTCCCGCCGTTCCTTCCGCCTCAACGACCACCTCGTAGCCTGGGAGGTCTCCACCCGCGTGGAGGCGAGCGGGCCGGTGGTCTGCGAGCGCGCCGTCTACGGCGCAGGGAGGACCTGGGCCCACGACTCCCTGGGAGCCAGCGAGGCCTCCCGCACCTGGTACCTGGCGGAAGGGTGCACCGCGGGCGGCTTCGAGACCTGGGTGGTGGTGCAGAACCCGGGCGAGGAGGCGGTCACCGTGGACCTCGTCCTGCAGACCGCGGAGGGGGAGAGGAGGCCCGCGGGCCTGCAGGGCCAGGTGATCCCGGCCGCCTCCCGCCGTTCCTTCCGCCTCAACGACCACCTCGTAGCCTGGGAGGTCTCCACCCGCGTGGAGGCGAGCGGGCCGGTGGTCTGCGAGCGCGCCGTCTACGGCGCAGGGAGGACCTGGGCCCACGACTCCCTGGGAAGCTCCATCATCCCGTAG
- a CDS encoding alpha/beta fold hydrolase, with product MERISDQPGNTPLREVPGDYHPPGSGRWFVLEGGPDHGKKMFFYDVVLGDGEPAATVVFVHGNPENSYAYRKVLEELKRRAASPFRAVAMDHIGFGLSDQATYEMTAMDHAENLLQLVRYLDLKDVTLVVHDWGGPAGIGAFIREPERVSNLVILNTTVFPVPESGLTFRNYPISWLGWCNIPRITPVFMWQFIGPYAVFRTPVGALRLLSGLAYFTAATALGRIPGREKEAKRVYRDQFRPRMNARSGRRMCLLTRYWGKGSVYRARGVGKRDTAPFYEYIQENIGKCWGPGGRNVGVRAVLGGWDPLAKEEVVRQWIQALPQLEGKVNIFPGVSHFIEVERPGAAAEAIREVAGL from the coding sequence ATGGAACGGATCAGCGATCAACCGGGCAACACCCCCTTGAGGGAGGTTCCAGGCGATTACCATCCCCCGGGCAGCGGGCGGTGGTTCGTTCTCGAGGGCGGCCCGGACCACGGCAAGAAGATGTTCTTCTACGACGTGGTCCTGGGGGACGGCGAGCCCGCCGCCACCGTGGTCTTCGTGCACGGAAACCCCGAGAATTCCTATGCCTACCGCAAGGTGCTGGAGGAGCTGAAGCGCAGGGCGGCGTCGCCCTTCCGGGCGGTGGCCATGGACCACATCGGCTTCGGGCTCTCGGACCAGGCGACCTACGAGATGACCGCCATGGACCACGCGGAGAACCTCCTGCAGCTGGTGCGCTACCTTGACCTGAAGGACGTGACCCTCGTGGTGCACGACTGGGGCGGCCCCGCCGGCATCGGCGCCTTTATCAGGGAACCGGAGAGGGTATCGAACCTGGTGATCCTCAACACCACCGTGTTCCCCGTGCCGGAGAGCGGCCTCACCTTCAGGAACTACCCCATATCCTGGTTGGGGTGGTGCAACATCCCCAGGATCACCCCGGTGTTCATGTGGCAGTTCATCGGGCCCTACGCCGTTTTCCGCACCCCCGTGGGCGCCTTGCGCCTTCTGTCGGGGCTGGCCTATTTCACGGCGGCGACCGCCCTGGGCCGTATCCCCGGGAGGGAGAAGGAGGCGAAAAGGGTCTACCGCGACCAGTTTCGGCCGCGCATGAACGCCAGGAGCGGGCGCAGGATGTGCCTGCTCACCAGGTACTGGGGGAAGGGCAGCGTCTACAGGGCACGCGGTGTGGGAAAGCGGGACACCGCGCCCTTTTACGAGTATATTCAGGAAAATATCGGGAAATGCTGGGGTCCCGGGGGGAGAAACGTCGGCGTGCGCGCGGTGCTGGGAGGATGGGACCCCCTGGCGAAGGAGGAAGTGGTCAGGCAGTGGATCCAAGCCTTGCCCCAGCTTGAGGGCAAGGTCAACATCTTCCCCGGTGTAAGCCATTTCATAGAGGTGGAAAGGCCCGGGGCGGCTGCGGAAGCCATAAGGGAGGTCGCCGGGCTTTGA
- a CDS encoding phenylacetate--CoA ligase: MELLPREEIEALQLRRLREVLQRCARSPFYRDLFREASFDPERLTSLADLRAIPFTDKDTLRGGDPARFLTVPLEEVVRVHSSSGTTGQATVVFHTARDIDAWAELVARCMFMTGVRRHDVFQNMMGYGLFTGGLGFHYAAERIGALVIPAGSGNSRRQIQLMRDFHTTVVHVIPSYALYLLEVFREMGLDPAKDTDLRIAFIGAEPHTESLRQRLEKSYGVKAYNSYGLTEMNGPGVAFECPYQEGMHLWEDSFLLEVIDPETLQPVPDGEEGELVLTTLNREGMPLLRYRTRDLAFVYPEPCRCGRAHRRISRIKGRTDDMFIVKGVNIFPMQVERVLLGILGVGSNYQIILDTVESRDEMRVLVEVAGDLWHGEVRELNRLRKRIVEELRQEILVTPLVELVEPGTLPAGEGKAVRVLDRREFARGE; the protein is encoded by the coding sequence ATGGAGCTCCTCCCGCGCGAGGAGATCGAGGCCCTGCAGTTGCGGCGATTGCGCGAGGTGTTGCAGAGGTGCGCGCGCAGCCCTTTTTACCGTGACCTGTTCCGGGAAGCGTCCTTTGACCCCGAGAGATTGACCTCCCTCGCAGACCTGAGAGCTATCCCCTTCACGGACAAGGATACCCTGCGGGGAGGCGACCCGGCGCGTTTCCTCACCGTGCCCCTCGAGGAGGTCGTGCGCGTGCATTCCTCCTCGGGCACCACAGGGCAGGCCACGGTGGTCTTCCACACCGCGCGGGACATCGACGCCTGGGCGGAGCTGGTGGCGCGCTGCATGTTCATGACCGGGGTGCGCCGCCACGACGTCTTCCAGAACATGATGGGCTACGGCCTGTTCACCGGGGGACTGGGCTTCCACTACGCGGCGGAGCGCATAGGCGCCCTGGTCATCCCCGCGGGGTCCGGCAACAGCAGGCGCCAGATACAGCTCATGCGGGATTTCCATACCACCGTGGTGCACGTGATACCCAGCTACGCCCTCTACCTGCTGGAGGTCTTCCGCGAGATGGGACTGGACCCGGCGAAGGACACCGACCTGCGCATCGCCTTCATCGGCGCGGAACCCCACACGGAGAGCCTGCGGCAGCGCCTGGAAAAGTCCTACGGGGTGAAGGCCTACAACTCCTATGGCCTCACGGAGATGAACGGCCCCGGGGTGGCCTTCGAGTGCCCCTACCAGGAGGGGATGCACTTGTGGGAGGACAGCTTCCTGCTCGAGGTCATCGACCCCGAGACCCTGCAGCCGGTGCCCGACGGCGAGGAGGGGGAGCTGGTCCTCACCACCCTCAACCGCGAGGGCATGCCCCTGCTGCGCTACCGCACGCGCGACCTTGCCTTCGTCTACCCGGAACCGTGCCGCTGCGGCAGGGCCCACCGGCGCATATCGCGCATCAAGGGGCGCACGGACGACATGTTCATCGTCAAGGGGGTGAACATCTTCCCCATGCAGGTGGAGAGGGTGCTCCTGGGCATACTGGGGGTGGGCTCCAACTACCAGATCATTCTGGACACCGTGGAGTCGCGCGACGAGATGCGCGTCCTGGTTGAAGTGGCCGGGGACCTTTGGCACGGGGAGGTGCGCGAGCTCAACCGCCTGCGCAAGAGGATAGTGGAGGAGCTGCGCCAGGAGATACTGGTCACACCCCTGGTGGAGCTGGTGGAACCAGGCACGCTGCCCGCCGGGGAGGGCAAGGCGGTGCGCGTTCTGGACAGGAGAGAATTCGCGAGGGGGGAATGA
- a CDS encoding ACT domain-containing protein — protein MAHQVNVFAQNQPGRLERLTEVLAEEGVNLRAVTIAGADDFGVIKLLADDPQRAYQALRREGFSAFLKEVIAVIMDDRPGGLHRVCRVLGERGVNIEDAYGFVVQDRRTAVLVVEVEKIPEAEEILKSGGFTLMSDRELYSL, from the coding sequence ATGGCTCACCAGGTGAACGTCTTCGCGCAGAACCAGCCCGGCAGGCTGGAGAGGCTCACCGAGGTGCTCGCGGAGGAGGGCGTGAACCTCAGGGCCGTCACCATAGCGGGCGCGGATGATTTCGGCGTCATCAAGCTCCTTGCGGATGATCCGCAGCGAGCATACCAGGCGCTCCGGCGCGAGGGTTTCTCCGCCTTCCTCAAGGAGGTCATAGCGGTGATCATGGACGACCGCCCGGGCGGGTTGCACCGCGTGTGCAGGGTGCTGGGCGAGAGAGGCGTCAACATCGAGGACGCTTACGGCTTCGTGGTGCAGGATAGGCGGACCGCGGTGCTGGTGGTGGAGGTGGAGAAGATCCCCGAGGCCGAGGAGATCCTCAAGAGCGGCGGCTTCACCCTCATGAGCGACCGGGAACTCTATTCCCTTTAG
- a CDS encoding NUDIX hydrolase, translating into MKYGRQVSAGGVLVRPAAKGYEVAVIRLKGGKVLALPKGLVDEGESPEEAALREVREETGMEGEVVAPLGYIRYYYYSKEENTRYFKLVHFFLLRYRGGSERDHDWEVEGVEWLPLEKARTSLSYKGEREVLDRAWEYMEKQGLTGGRGGKGGQGGEMEGKSG; encoded by the coding sequence ATGAAGTACGGCAGGCAGGTCTCCGCGGGGGGTGTCCTCGTTAGGCCGGCCGCGAAGGGATATGAAGTGGCGGTGATCCGGCTGAAGGGGGGCAAGGTACTTGCCCTGCCCAAGGGGCTGGTGGACGAGGGGGAAAGCCCGGAGGAGGCAGCCCTGAGGGAGGTCAGGGAGGAGACGGGGATGGAGGGGGAGGTGGTCGCCCCCCTTGGATACATACGCTATTACTATTACTCAAAGGAGGAGAACACGCGCTACTTCAAGCTGGTCCATTTCTTCCTCCTCCGCTACCGTGGCGGAAGCGAGCGGGATCATGACTGGGAGGTGGAGGGGGTGGAATGGCTCCCCCTGGAAAAAGCCCGCACGTCCTTATCCTATAAGGGAGAGAGGGAAGTGCTGGACAGGGCATGGGAATATATGGAAAAGCAAGGATTGACGGGCGGACGGGGAGGAAAGGGCGGGCAGGGTGGAGAGATGGAAGGAAAGAGCGGATGA
- a CDS encoding DUF488 domain-containing protein has protein sequence MTKAGDGVEGKPEQEVKGREPEMSSQANDDRPEAAGRVVYTLGTSTRTMEEFLNLLALRGIARVCDVRSFPGSRRYPHFSREAFASSLQEAGYDYRWLGETLGGYRKGGYEAHMHSREFEEGMEELERLAGEMPTAVVCAELLPWKCHRRFIASALEERGWRVVHVIDAQREWKPRDKSGSLSLPSEEPAREE, from the coding sequence ATGACGAAGGCGGGTGACGGCGTGGAGGGCAAGCCCGAACAAGAGGTCAAGGGGCGCGAGCCGGAGATGTCCTCGCAGGCGAACGACGACCGGCCCGAAGCCGCGGGAAGGGTGGTCTATACCCTGGGCACCAGCACGCGGACCATGGAGGAATTCCTGAATCTCCTCGCCCTTCGGGGTATCGCGCGTGTGTGCGACGTGCGCTCCTTCCCCGGCAGCCGGCGCTATCCCCATTTCAGTCGAGAGGCTTTCGCCTCCTCCCTGCAGGAGGCGGGATATGATTACCGCTGGCTGGGCGAGACGCTGGGCGGTTACCGCAAAGGCGGCTACGAGGCGCACATGCATAGCCGCGAGTTCGAGGAGGGTATGGAGGAGCTGGAGAGGCTGGCGGGAGAGATGCCCACCGCCGTGGTCTGCGCCGAGCTTCTCCCCTGGAAGTGCCACCGCCGCTTTATCGCTTCCGCCCTGGAGGAAAGGGGATGGCGGGTCGTCCACGTGATAGACGCGCAAAGGGAATGGAAACCCCGCGACAAGTCCGGGTCCCTCTCCCTCCCCTCGGAGGAACCCGCAAGGGAGGAATGA
- a CDS encoding HD domain-containing protein has product MATPVRHGPRGRARPERSWIGGKEAAMGRKGQREKPPVTAREADGSWQENGQENGQENGIVLVDRGRREVLYLSIVVLLILGIAVVVYAFNLERLNGLFNSQYFNNVTRIALALLIVAFALYLIRRERDYSRQSEEVFKRLSKTTEGLRRQMEDLTALLEVSKLVAIADDLHARLEKKMPHMKGHWKRVAFYSVEIARRMELDEDYVRLVERAANLMDIGMLQVAGDLSETAFRAGELVPADKELIKQHPRLGAEMLAAIRPNWELIPLVRSHHEWWNGMGYPDGLKGESIPLGARILSVADAFVAMTSWRAYREVMEVKEAIGEINAYSGVQFDPRVVNAFLAVMTPRIYAMDADEAGREEVRLLREINLQQPSTGGSHHPI; this is encoded by the coding sequence ATGGCGACGCCGGTGCGTCACGGTCCGCGTGGCCGGGCAAGGCCGGAGCGGTCGTGGATAGGGGGAAAGGAGGCGGCCATGGGGCGCAAGGGGCAGAGGGAAAAGCCCCCGGTCACCGCCCGGGAGGCGGACGGCAGCTGGCAGGAGAACGGGCAGGAGAACGGGCAGGAGAACGGCATCGTCCTCGTGGACCGGGGTCGGCGGGAGGTCCTTTACCTGTCCATCGTGGTGCTCCTCATCCTGGGCATAGCCGTGGTCGTCTACGCCTTCAACCTGGAGAGGCTCAACGGCCTTTTCAACTCCCAGTACTTCAACAACGTTACCCGCATCGCCCTGGCCCTGCTCATCGTGGCCTTTGCCCTCTATCTCATCCGTCGCGAGAGGGACTACAGCCGCCAGTCGGAGGAGGTTTTCAAGAGGCTGAGCAAGACGACTGAGGGGTTGCGCAGGCAGATGGAGGACCTCACGGCGCTGCTCGAGGTTTCCAAGCTGGTGGCCATCGCCGACGACCTGCACGCCCGCCTGGAGAAGAAGATGCCACACATGAAGGGGCACTGGAAGCGCGTGGCCTTCTACTCCGTGGAGATCGCGCGCCGCATGGAGCTGGACGAGGACTACGTGCGCCTGGTGGAAAGGGCGGCCAACCTCATGGATATCGGGATGCTGCAGGTAGCGGGGGATCTCTCCGAGACCGCCTTCAGGGCGGGGGAGCTTGTCCCCGCCGACAAGGAGCTGATCAAGCAACATCCCCGGCTGGGTGCGGAGATGTTGGCGGCCATCCGTCCCAACTGGGAACTCATCCCGCTGGTGCGAAGCCACCACGAGTGGTGGAACGGGATGGGATACCCGGACGGCCTGAAGGGCGAGTCCATCCCCCTGGGAGCCCGCATCCTCAGCGTGGCGGACGCCTTCGTGGCCATGACCTCCTGGCGCGCCTACCGCGAGGTCATGGAGGTCAAGGAGGCCATCGGGGAGATAAACGCCTACAGCGGGGTGCAGTTCGATCCCCGGGTGGTCAACGCCTTTCTGGCGGTGATGACGCCGCGCATATACGCCATGGATGCGGACGAGGCCGGGAGGGAGGAGGTCAGGCTGCTCAGGGAGATAAACCTGCAGCAACCCTCGACGGGCGGGAGCCACCACCCCATCTAG
- the glyQ gene encoding glycine--tRNA ligase subunit alpha yields MYFQDMIMALQAYWTERGCLLAQPYDLEVGAGTFNPATFLRALGPEPWKVAYVEPSRRPTDGRYAENPNRLHQHTQFQVILKPSPDDVQDVYLASLRALGIDPADHDVRFVEDDWESPTLGAWGLGWEVWLDGMEITQFTYFQQVGSLDCRPVSVELTYGMERLAMYVQEVDDVFDLRWNEQLTYGEVQRRAEVEWSTYCFDEADTSMVGELFERHEAEAGRLLARGLVLPAYDCVLRCSHLFNILDARGVISVTERTGYIARIRDLARGVASAYLAQREEMGFPLLKGGS; encoded by the coding sequence ATGTATTTTCAGGACATGATCATGGCCCTGCAGGCCTACTGGACGGAGCGCGGCTGCCTGCTGGCCCAGCCCTACGACCTGGAGGTGGGCGCGGGGACCTTCAACCCCGCCACCTTCCTGCGTGCCCTGGGGCCCGAGCCCTGGAAGGTGGCCTACGTGGAACCCTCGCGCCGTCCCACCGACGGGCGCTACGCCGAGAACCCCAACCGCCTGCACCAGCACACCCAGTTCCAGGTGATCCTCAAGCCCTCGCCCGACGACGTGCAGGACGTCTATCTCGCTTCCCTGCGCGCACTGGGGATCGACCCCGCCGACCACGACGTGCGCTTCGTGGAGGACGACTGGGAGAGCCCCACCCTGGGGGCATGGGGCCTGGGCTGGGAGGTTTGGCTGGACGGCATGGAGATAACCCAGTTCACATACTTCCAGCAGGTGGGCTCGCTCGACTGCCGCCCGGTCTCCGTTGAGCTCACCTACGGCATGGAGAGGCTGGCCATGTACGTGCAGGAGGTGGACGACGTCTTCGACCTGCGCTGGAACGAACAGCTGACCTACGGCGAGGTGCAGCGGCGGGCGGAGGTGGAGTGGAGCACCTACTGTTTCGACGAGGCCGACACCTCCATGGTGGGCGAGCTCTTCGAGCGCCACGAGGCCGAGGCCGGCAGGCTCCTCGCCAGGGGGCTGGTGCTCCCCGCCTACGACTGCGTGCTGCGTTGCTCCCATCTCTTCAATATCCTGGACGCGCGCGGGGTGATCAGCGTTACCGAGCGCACCGGTTACATCGCTCGCATAAGGGACCTGGCGCGCGGGGTGGCCTCCGCCTACCTGGCCCAGAGGGAGGAGATGGGATTTCCCCTCCTGAAGGGAGGTTCCTGA